Proteins encoded by one window of Candidatus Woesearchaeota archaeon:
- a CDS encoding metalloregulator ArsR/SmtB family transcription factor, whose amino-acid sequence MKCYSYTDFFSNLANESNIKIIESLKQGPKNVTTISNETKIEQSATSHRLKKLVSCNVLNVERKGKERIYSLNKETIIPILKLVDEHVHKQCKTCWKRDQRKVKRPLKIKL is encoded by the coding sequence ATGAAATGCTACTCGTACACTGACTTTTTCAGCAACCTTGCTAATGAAAGCAACATCAAAATAATTGAATCGCTAAAACAAGGACCTAAAAACGTTACAACAATAAGCAACGAAACAAAAATTGAGCAATCCGCAACAAGTCACCGTCTAAAAAAATTAGTTAGTTGCAATGTCTTAAATGTAGAAAGAAAAGGAAAAGAAAGAATATACTCATTAAACAAAGAAACAATAATTCCCATACTAAAGTTAGTAGATGAACACGTACATAAACAATGCAAGACTTGTTGGAAAAGAGACCAACGCAAAGTAAAAAGACCTTTAAAAATAAAACTATAA
- a CDS encoding SufD family Fe-S cluster assembly protein, with the protein MNKNKYSVFAESDIRSGVNGRYHCMKIITIPENSQQILDIEEKEVKIVAKKNSKAHILIKAENIITETEENAKIILFTLSSAKVHAKLIGDNSNQRTINLFKANNEEITIDTKSEHTGKNTNSRIETKGTLTKSTATTRGMVKINPQADEADGYQKSDLLILDNSKAISIPDLEIHNHNVTCSHGSTITKLDQDQIFYMQSRGLKKEDAEKEIINGFFTAMLKDIPEELTKKIKQKLELI; encoded by the coding sequence TTGAACAAAAATAAATATAGTGTATTCGCTGAAAGCGACATACGCTCAGGTGTCAATGGACGATACCACTGCATGAAAATAATAACAATTCCAGAAAACTCGCAGCAAATCCTCGACATAGAAGAAAAAGAAGTTAAAATAGTTGCAAAGAAAAACAGCAAAGCACATATTTTAATAAAAGCAGAAAACATAATAACAGAAACAGAAGAAAACGCTAAAATAATTCTCTTTACATTATCTTCAGCAAAAGTCCACGCAAAACTAATAGGAGATAACAGCAATCAAAGAACAATAAATCTCTTCAAAGCAAACAATGAAGAAATAACAATAGACACAAAAAGCGAACACACAGGAAAAAACACAAATAGCAGAATAGAAACAAAAGGAACGCTAACAAAATCAACAGCAACAACAAGAGGAATGGTAAAAATAAACCCGCAGGCAGACGAAGCAGACGGATACCAAAAATCAGACTTATTAATTTTGGATAATTCAAAAGCAATATCAATACCAGACCTAGAAATACACAACCACAACGTAACATGCAGCCATGGATCAACAATAACCAAACTAGACCAAGACCAAATATTCTACATGCAAAGCAGAGGACTAAAAAAAGAAGACGCAGAAAAAGAAATAATAAATGGTTTCTTCACAGCAATGCTAAAAGACATACCAGAAGAACTAACAAAAAAAATAAAACAAAAGCTGGAGCTAATATGA
- a CDS encoding GNAT family N-acetyltransferase: MKIRNAKKEDINQIIDLWKETNLYFEPFDKQERLEEKITNEPELFLIAEENNKVVGAVIGNYGWRISIDHWAVLKNYQGQGIGKALLKEIKNNLKQKGAEIALIDTNLPEEYAKKVGFEYRGTNNNYTIKL; this comes from the coding sequence ATGAAAATAAGAAATGCCAAAAAAGAAGATATAAATCAAATAATTGATTTATGGAAAGAAACAAATCTTTATTTCGAACCATTTGATAAACAAGAAAGATTAGAAGAAAAAATAACAAATGAACCCGAACTTTTCTTGATTGCCGAAGAAAATAATAAAGTTGTTGGCGCAGTAATAGGTAATTATGGCTGGAGAATTTCTATAGATCATTGGGCCGTATTAAAGAATTATCAAGGACAAGGTATTGGCAAAGCACTACTAAAAGAAATAAAAAATAATCTCAAACAAAAAGGTGCAGAAATTGCCCTAATCGACACAAATCTTCCGGAGGAATATGCAAAAAAGGTAGGATTTGAATACAGAGGAACAAATAATAATTATACTATTAAGTTATAA
- a CDS encoding ferredoxin codes for MSDEKKEKKYKLLHDRPGCIGCSACAAVAPDHWEMADDGKSDIINGKDREDGWQEKDISEEEFKENMEAAESCPVNVIHLKRLKDEKDLI; via the coding sequence ATGTCAGACGAAAAAAAAGAAAAGAAGTACAAATTATTGCACGATAGACCTGGATGTATTGGGTGCAGCGCATGCGCAGCTGTGGCTCCTGATCACTGGGAAATGGCGGATGACGGAAAATCAGACATCATAAATGGAAAAGACAGAGAAGATGGCTGGCAGGAAAAAGATATTTCTGAAGAAGAATTCAAAGAAAACATGGAAGCAGCAGAAAGCTGCCCGGTAAATGTAATACACCTGAAAAGATTAAAAGATGAAAAAGATTTAATCTAA
- a CDS encoding DNA-3-methyladenine glycosylase I: MSSYCTYARARNDHHKEHHDTEHGVPAKNDDDLFRRLILEISQAGLSFDTILKKKKTIHKAFPSVKKVAKYGEKEIAELMQNPGIIRNKLKIHAAIHNAKKIIELQKEHGSFKKWLNKQECKNKEEWVKLFKKTFKFTGGEITNEFLMSTNYLPGAHDDDCYMFKKHH, translated from the coding sequence ATGTCCTCATATTGTACATACGCAAGAGCTAGAAATGATCATCATAAAGAACATCATGATACAGAACATGGCGTGCCTGCGAAGAATGACGATGACTTATTCAGACGTCTAATTCTAGAGATAAGTCAAGCAGGACTCTCTTTTGATACAATTCTAAAAAAGAAGAAAACTATACACAAAGCATTCCCTTCTGTAAAGAAAGTTGCAAAGTACGGAGAGAAAGAAATAGCTGAACTCATGCAAAATCCAGGAATAATAAGAAACAAACTCAAGATTCATGCAGCAATTCATAATGCAAAAAAAATAATTGAGCTTCAGAAGGAACATGGTTCTTTTAAGAAATGGCTTAATAAACAAGAATGCAAAAATAAGGAAGAATGGGTAAAACTCTTTAAGAAAACTTTTAAGTTTACAGGCGGAGAAATAACAAACGAATTCTTGATGAGTACAAATTATTTGCCTGGAGCTCATGATGATGATTGTTATATGTTTAAAAAACACCATTGA
- a CDS encoding aminotransferase class V-fold PLP-dependent enzyme, producing the protein MKQDFPLLKKQSKLVYLDNAATTQKPEACINAIKEFYETSNANAHRGLYKLSMDATSKLDWARKRIAKYIEVKPDEIIFTKGTTEGLNMLAIALEPEINSKHNIITTELEHHANFIPWQQLSKRKKAEFKVAKYNKEKNNFEDITKLVDKNTKIVAFTAMSNVTGQIIDIERISKKIKQKNPKTKIIIDGTQLLAHKKIDLSKTNIDFIAFSAHKLYGPLGTGFLHGKQEQLTKLRPFLYGGNMISKVTTKETTWDEPPYKFEAGTIDTAGIYAFAKTIEWLQKQDLNKLFKKEEQLKEYALKKLRKEGAKIFGHDISFQNEDRQIQTYGPVISFEIKNIHPHDLATIADKHNVCIRSGHHCCQPLMNSLKIPGTARISISFYNDKKDVDKLIEAIKDAKRLLK; encoded by the coding sequence ATGAAACAAGATTTCCCATTACTAAAAAAACAGAGTAAATTAGTTTATCTAGATAACGCTGCAACAACACAAAAACCAGAGGCATGTATAAATGCAATAAAAGAATTCTATGAAACGAGCAATGCAAACGCACACAGAGGATTATACAAACTAAGCATGGATGCAACTTCAAAATTAGACTGGGCAAGAAAAAGAATAGCAAAATACATAGAAGTAAAACCTGATGAAATAATATTTACAAAAGGAACAACAGAAGGACTTAACATGCTTGCAATAGCACTAGAACCAGAAATAAATTCAAAACACAATATCATAACAACAGAACTGGAACATCATGCAAACTTCATACCATGGCAACAACTATCTAAAAGAAAAAAAGCAGAATTCAAAGTAGCAAAATACAACAAAGAAAAAAACAATTTTGAAGACATAACAAAACTTGTAGACAAAAATACAAAGATAGTTGCATTTACAGCAATGTCAAACGTAACAGGACAAATAATAGACATAGAAAGAATATCAAAAAAAATAAAACAAAAAAATCCTAAAACAAAAATAATAATAGACGGAACGCAACTGCTAGCACATAAAAAAATAGACTTAAGCAAAACAAACATAGATTTCATAGCATTCTCAGCACACAAATTATACGGACCGCTAGGAACAGGGTTCTTGCACGGAAAACAAGAACAACTAACAAAACTAAGACCCTTCCTATACGGAGGAAACATGATAAGCAAAGTCACAACAAAAGAGACAACATGGGATGAACCCCCTTACAAATTTGAAGCAGGAACTATAGATACAGCAGGAATATATGCATTTGCAAAAACAATTGAATGGCTTCAAAAACAAGACCTTAACAAACTATTCAAAAAAGAAGAACAACTAAAAGAATACGCGCTGAAAAAACTAAGAAAAGAAGGAGCAAAAATATTTGGTCATGACATTAGCTTTCAGAATGAAGATCGTCAAATACAAACTTACGGGCCTGTCATTTCATTTGAAATAAAAAACATTCATCCTCATGACCTTGCTACAATCGCTGACAAACACAATGTTTGTATAAGATCAGGACATCACTGCTGCCAGCCACTAATGAACAGTCTCAAAATTCCTGGAACTGCAAGAATAAGCATAAGTTTTTACAACGACAAAAAAGACGTAGATAAATTAATAGAAGCAATAAAAGACGCGAAGAGATTACTAAAATGA
- the gyrA gene encoding DNA gyrase subunit A, translated as MDTENNEKTEKQEKIIPQVIEDEMKSAYLDYSMSVIVGRALPDVRDGLKPVHRRILYAMNDMGIRHNTPFKKCARIVGEVLGKYHPHGDSAVYDSLVRMAQDFSLRYPLVQGQGNFGSVDGDSAAAMRYTESRMAKISQEMLQDIDKETVPFMENFDGSLEEPKVLPSKIPNLLMNGSTGIAVGMATNIPPHNLKEIASAVIKIIEDPDIKDLELMELVKGPDFPTGGQIVGQMGIKSAYVTGRGKVLVRSKTYEEEKNGRKKIIVTEIPYMVNKSELIIQIAELVKDKRVEGISDLRDESDRKGMRIVIELKKDANPELIKNQLLKHSRLQETFGIIFLALVNNKPEILTLKDMLSHYLQHRKIVVIKRTEYDLRKAEERAHILEGLTIALNNIDNMIELIKGSESANDAKEKLTTNYELTDKQAQAILDMKLQKIAKLETHKIKEEYTELKEKITKYKEILADETKILNIIKEEQEEIISTYGDERKTEIIEQEDEDLDIEDLIEEQEVVVTVSNAGYVKRMPLDTYKAQRRGGTGIIGTENKEEDFTEKIFIANTHSYLLVLTDKGQVHWVKVYRIPESGRYSKGKAIVNLIDIEKEEKISAILPVRNFEKNKFLLAATKKGIIKKTSLAAYSKPRKGGIRAITLDEGDEVVSVTITDGKQQVLLATKNGNACKFKETDARSIGRTSRGVTGIRLKGKDEVVSMILVNDETKVLTLTSKGYGKQTIASEYRLINRGGSGVININLTEKNGYVVSVRSVNGNEDLMLITKNGMVVRTPVRGISTIGRNTQGVRVIKLRENDQLVAAGKILNEETAEEEVEKEEEDLKKNPRPVQKVEENSDDDETEDDKNIEEDQTNSDD; from the coding sequence ATGGACACTGAAAATAACGAAAAAACAGAAAAACAAGAAAAAATAATACCTCAAGTAATTGAAGATGAGATGAAATCTGCTTATCTTGATTATTCTATGTCTGTAATTGTCGGAAGAGCACTTCCGGATGTAAGAGATGGATTAAAACCAGTACATAGAAGAATTCTTTATGCAATGAATGACATGGGCATAAGACACAATACACCTTTTAAAAAATGCGCAAGAATAGTAGGAGAAGTCTTAGGTAAATATCACCCACATGGAGACTCGGCAGTATATGATTCGCTTGTGAGAATGGCCCAAGATTTTTCATTAAGATACCCGTTAGTGCAAGGACAAGGAAATTTTGGATCAGTTGATGGAGATTCTGCTGCGGCTATGAGATATACAGAATCAAGAATGGCAAAAATAAGCCAAGAAATGCTTCAAGATATTGATAAAGAAACCGTGCCATTCATGGAAAACTTTGATGGTTCACTAGAAGAACCAAAGGTTCTACCAAGCAAAATCCCAAACCTTTTGATGAATGGAAGCACAGGAATCGCAGTAGGAATGGCAACAAACATTCCACCACATAATCTAAAAGAGATAGCCTCAGCGGTAATAAAAATAATAGAAGATCCCGATATTAAAGATTTAGAATTAATGGAATTAGTAAAAGGACCAGATTTTCCTACAGGAGGACAAATAGTGGGTCAAATGGGAATAAAATCTGCTTACGTAACAGGAAGAGGAAAAGTCCTTGTAAGAAGCAAAACTTATGAAGAAGAAAAAAACGGAAGAAAAAAAATAATAGTTACAGAAATACCATACATGGTAAATAAATCAGAACTAATAATTCAAATCGCCGAATTAGTAAAAGACAAAAGAGTTGAAGGCATCTCTGATCTAAGAGATGAATCAGACAGAAAAGGAATGAGAATAGTAATAGAACTAAAAAAAGATGCAAACCCAGAACTCATAAAAAACCAATTACTAAAACACTCAAGACTTCAAGAAACATTTGGAATAATATTTTTAGCATTAGTAAACAACAAACCAGAAATTCTAACACTAAAAGATATGCTTTCACACTACTTGCAACATAGAAAAATAGTTGTAATAAAAAGAACAGAATACGATTTAAGAAAAGCAGAAGAAAGAGCACACATATTAGAAGGGCTCACAATCGCGCTAAACAATATTGACAACATGATAGAACTAATAAAAGGTTCAGAATCTGCAAATGATGCAAAAGAAAAACTGACAACAAATTATGAATTAACAGACAAACAAGCCCAAGCAATATTAGATATGAAACTTCAAAAAATTGCAAAACTTGAAACTCACAAAATAAAAGAAGAATACACAGAACTAAAAGAAAAAATAACAAAATACAAAGAAATACTAGCCGACGAAACAAAAATACTTAACATAATAAAAGAAGAGCAAGAAGAAATAATAAGTACGTACGGAGACGAAAGAAAAACAGAGATAATAGAACAAGAAGACGAAGACCTAGATATTGAAGACTTAATTGAAGAACAAGAAGTCGTAGTAACCGTAAGCAACGCAGGATATGTCAAAAGAATGCCGCTAGACACATATAAAGCTCAAAGAAGAGGAGGCACAGGAATCATAGGAACAGAAAACAAAGAAGAAGATTTCACAGAAAAAATATTCATAGCAAATACGCATTCATACTTACTTGTACTAACAGACAAAGGACAAGTCCACTGGGTAAAAGTTTACAGAATCCCTGAAAGTGGACGTTATAGCAAAGGCAAAGCAATCGTAAACTTAATAGATATAGAAAAAGAAGAAAAAATATCAGCAATCCTACCTGTAAGAAACTTTGAAAAAAACAAATTCTTACTAGCTGCGACAAAAAAAGGAATAATTAAAAAAACGTCTTTGGCAGCATATAGCAAACCAAGAAAAGGCGGTATAAGAGCAATAACTTTAGATGAAGGAGACGAAGTTGTTTCAGTAACAATAACAGACGGCAAACAACAAGTACTCCTTGCAACAAAAAACGGAAACGCATGCAAATTCAAAGAAACAGACGCAAGATCAATAGGAAGAACATCAAGAGGAGTCACAGGAATAAGGCTTAAAGGAAAAGATGAAGTTGTAAGCATGATACTAGTAAACGATGAAACAAAAGTTTTAACATTAACAAGCAAAGGATATGGAAAACAAACAATAGCTTCAGAATACAGACTGATAAACAGAGGCGGATCAGGCGTTATAAACATAAATTTAACAGAAAAAAACGGGTACGTAGTAAGCGTAAGATCAGTTAATGGAAACGAAGATTTAATGCTAATAACAAAAAATGGGATGGTTGTAAGAACACCTGTGAGAGGCATTTCGACAATAGGAAGAAACACACAAGGAGTAAGAGTTATAAAATTAAGAGAAAACGATCAATTAGTAGCAGCAGGAAAAATACTAAACGAAGAAACAGCAGAAGAAGAAGTAGAAAAAGAAGAAGAAGACTTAAAGAAAAACCCTCGACCAGTACAAAAAGTTGAAGAAAACAGCGATGATGACGAAACAGAAGATGATAAAAATATAGAAGAAGACCAAACTAATTCTGACGACTAA
- a CDS encoding SufD family Fe-S cluster assembly protein produces the protein MVKFGNLVGIKINKTINNHKRASMFGIDKKFAYVPIKKITKKKTKNKEVYNFGVEGHETYTAGSVIVHNCSAPKYKSPSIHAGCVEVIVHKGARMRYSSVENWSRNTYNLNTKRANVYEEGIMEWVSGNLGCLAGDTKISTNPKGPTKIMELKPGDYVYALNEKTNKLEKAKIKQKIYSGDKKTYRLKAGGREIEATGNHPFLALTHKKNNPNHKKGFFRTEWKKLEDLKKGDLIAIAKSLPVEGIPYKLPSYNYNKQVKSKNQYTKEFSMSINHLYKKIKQPKETNEDLMWLLGILLGDGHIYLNKKNAKINIAIPEKDSLRKEVKTAVKKLFHIDVKYEKDRFLVINSRPLADLIIKIGFSGKADTKKIPPWVHKLPKKQKMALLAGYIDSDGHIGEGGAYITSINKEILEDIQEIALSCGIGFSNVFVHGKKRKTKILGIDCNANDSYRILLNGKNVKEIPIKNKEKKEKLKIVKTKRNYVSSKGKNFRSKTTDEIGFTTIKDIIPTGIKPTFDIEVEKHHNFVAEGMIVHNSGITMLYPASLLLGRKSQGHHVTIAYAGPEQNQDTGAKIYHLAPDTTSTVKSKSISKDGGITAYRGIVEIKKGATNAKCSVHCDAMMFDNKSQSNTYPTIKVEEKDADMVHEATIGKISEDQIFYLMSRGLSEEDALKLIVSGFIEPLMKELPLEYAIEMNKLIQMEMEGSLG, from the coding sequence ATGGTAAAATTCGGAAACCTAGTCGGAATAAAAATAAATAAAACAATAAACAACCACAAAAGAGCATCAATGTTTGGAATTGATAAAAAATTCGCCTATGTACCCATAAAGAAAATTACAAAAAAGAAAACCAAAAACAAAGAAGTATACAATTTCGGAGTAGAAGGACACGAAACATACACCGCCGGAAGCGTAATAGTGCATAACTGCTCAGCTCCAAAATACAAATCTCCTTCAATACATGCAGGCTGCGTAGAAGTAATAGTACATAAAGGAGCAAGAATGCGTTACAGTTCAGTAGAAAACTGGTCAAGAAACACATACAACCTAAACACAAAAAGAGCAAACGTATACGAAGAAGGAATAATGGAATGGGTTTCTGGAAATCTCGGTTGTCTTGCCGGAGACACAAAAATATCAACAAACCCAAAGGGACCGACAAAAATAATGGAACTAAAACCTGGAGATTATGTATATGCACTAAATGAAAAAACTAACAAATTAGAAAAGGCAAAAATCAAACAAAAAATTTACAGCGGCGATAAAAAAACATACAGACTAAAAGCCGGAGGAAGAGAAATAGAAGCGACCGGAAACCATCCCTTCCTTGCACTAACACATAAAAAAAACAACCCGAATCACAAAAAAGGATTTTTCAGAACAGAATGGAAAAAGCTTGAAGATTTAAAAAAAGGAGATTTAATAGCTATAGCCAAATCTCTGCCAGTAGAAGGAATACCCTATAAACTTCCATCATACAACTACAACAAACAAGTAAAAAGCAAAAACCAATACACCAAGGAGTTCTCCATGAGCATAAACCATTTATACAAAAAAATAAAACAACCAAAAGAAACAAATGAAGACTTAATGTGGCTTTTGGGAATTCTTCTAGGAGATGGACATATATATCTAAACAAAAAAAATGCCAAGATAAATATAGCAATACCTGAAAAGGATTCGTTGAGAAAAGAGGTAAAGACTGCTGTAAAAAAATTATTTCATATTGACGTAAAATATGAAAAAGACAGATTCCTTGTTATAAATTCCAGACCCTTAGCTGATCTAATAATCAAAATTGGTTTTTCAGGAAAAGCAGACACAAAAAAAATTCCGCCATGGGTTCACAAACTACCAAAAAAACAAAAAATGGCTTTGCTAGCTGGATACATTGACTCTGACGGACACATAGGCGAAGGAGGCGCATACATAACAAGCATAAACAAAGAAATACTAGAAGACATCCAAGAAATTGCACTATCTTGTGGAATAGGATTTTCAAATGTCTTTGTACACGGCAAAAAAAGGAAAACAAAAATCCTTGGAATAGATTGCAATGCAAACGACTCATACAGAATACTTCTAAATGGAAAAAATGTAAAAGAAATCCCTATAAAAAACAAAGAAAAGAAAGAAAAACTAAAAATTGTAAAGACAAAAAGAAACTATGTAAGCAGTAAAGGAAAAAACTTCAGAAGCAAAACAACCGATGAAATTGGATTCACTACAATAAAAGACATAATCCCTACGGGAATAAAACCAACCTTCGACATAGAAGTTGAAAAACATCATAATTTTGTAGCAGAAGGGATGATTGTTCACAATAGCGGAATAACAATGCTCTATCCAGCATCACTCCTACTAGGAAGAAAATCTCAAGGACACCATGTAACTATAGCATACGCAGGACCAGAGCAAAACCAAGATACAGGAGCAAAAATATACCACTTAGCGCCAGACACAACATCAACAGTAAAATCAAAATCAATAAGCAAAGATGGAGGAATAACTGCATACAGAGGAATAGTAGAAATAAAAAAAGGAGCAACAAATGCAAAATGCTCCGTACACTGTGATGCAATGATGTTTGACAACAAATCTCAATCAAACACATACCCAACAATAAAAGTAGAAGAGAAAGACGCAGATATGGTGCACGAAGCAACAATAGGAAAAATATCAGAAGATCAAATATTCTACTTAATGAGCCGCGGACTTTCAGAAGAAGACGCATTAAAACTAATAGTCTCAGGATTCATAGAACCTCTAATGAAAGAACTCCCGCTCGAATACGCAATCGAAATGAACAAACTGATACAAATGGAAATGGAGGGAAGTCTAGGTTGA
- a CDS encoding iron-sulfur cluster assembly scaffold protein encodes MNDEIYKENILKENKNPKNNHKIIKPTNEGEHSNHICGDIIKIRLRIKDNKIQEAGWTGKGCALCIATASLLTEHIKNKTANETKELETHNIENLIKIHVPESRKECIQTPLIALKNSIEKE; translated from the coding sequence ATGAACGACGAAATATACAAAGAAAACATCCTAAAAGAAAACAAAAATCCGAAGAACAATCATAAAATCATAAAACCAACAAATGAAGGAGAACATAGCAACCACATATGTGGAGACATCATAAAAATACGGCTAAGAATAAAAGACAACAAAATACAAGAAGCGGGATGGACAGGAAAAGGATGCGCATTATGCATTGCAACAGCGTCCCTCCTAACAGAACACATAAAGAACAAAACAGCAAATGAAACAAAAGAACTTGAAACCCACAACATAGAAAATCTAATCAAAATCCACGTACCGGAATCAAGAAAGGAATGCATACAAACACCACTAATCGCATTAAAAAACTCAATAGAAAAAGAATGA
- a CDS encoding type II toxin-antitoxin system RelE/ParE family toxin: MYKSIFSKTAEKKIQKLDTTQRKDVVKKIKDICENPFHEYKYLKNVMKGFQRVHIGHFVLVFRIEHQEMTVYFDNFDHHDKIYK, from the coding sequence ATGTATAAAAGCATATTTTCTAAAACAGCAGAGAAAAAAATACAGAAATTAGACACGACACAAAGAAAAGATGTTGTAAAAAAAATTAAAGATATATGTGAAAATCCTTTTCATGAATATAAATATCTAAAAAATGTGATGAAAGGATTTCAGAGAGTTCACATAGGTCATTTTGTTTTAGTATTCAGAATTGAACATCAAGAAATGACTGTTTACTTTGATAACTTCGATCATCATGACAAAATCTATAAATGA
- the sufC gene encoding Fe-S cluster assembly ATPase SufC, with protein sequence MTKALIIKNLNAKVEDKEIIKNLNLELDKGKIHVIMGPNGSGKSTLANAIMGHPNYEAEGEVLLNEKNILNMEPNERSKAGIFLSFQYPVSVPGVTVSNFLRQAINARREKNNEIKIPEFVKKLNKQLDILQIPKEFARRYLNEGFSGGEKKKMEILQLAMLEPKIAILDETDSGLDIDALKKVSEAINKVKEEFPDMTILVITHYQRMLNYLKPDTIHVMINGEIIKTGGPKLAKQLEKKGYDAFKK encoded by the coding sequence ATGACAAAAGCACTCATAATAAAAAACTTAAACGCAAAAGTTGAAGACAAAGAGATAATAAAAAATCTTAATTTAGAATTAGATAAAGGAAAAATCCATGTAATAATGGGACCAAACGGTTCAGGAAAAAGCACATTAGCAAATGCAATAATGGGACACCCAAATTACGAAGCAGAAGGAGAAGTCTTACTAAATGAAAAAAATATTCTAAACATGGAACCTAACGAAAGAAGCAAAGCAGGAATATTCTTATCATTTCAATACCCTGTATCAGTACCTGGAGTTACCGTGTCAAACTTCTTAAGACAGGCAATTAATGCAAGAAGAGAAAAAAATAACGAAATAAAAATTCCTGAATTCGTAAAGAAACTAAACAAACAACTAGATATTCTGCAAATACCAAAAGAATTCGCTCGCAGATACTTAAACGAAGGATTCAGCGGAGGAGAAAAAAAGAAAATGGAAATCCTCCAATTAGCAATGCTTGAGCCAAAAATAGCAATACTAGATGAAACAGACTCAGGCCTTGACATTGACGCATTAAAAAAAGTATCTGAAGCAATAAACAAAGTAAAAGAAGAATTCCCAGACATGACAATACTAGTCATAACACACTACCAAAGAATGCTTAACTACCTAAAACCTGATACGATACACGTAATGATTAATGGAGAAATAATAAAAACAGGCGGACCAAAGCTAGCAAAACAACTGGAAAAAAAAGGATATGACGCATTTAAAAAATGA